Proteins found in one Allorhizobium pseudoryzae genomic segment:
- a CDS encoding winged helix-turn-helix domain-containing protein, whose translation MQQTERQPIRLVLRLDLPPGNRLGRGKIELLEHIRETGSISAAGRAMDMSYRRAWLLVDALNQMFEEPAVEPQRGGKQGGGAQLTPFGDLLITRFRQMEEKAAAAMQADIDWLETRRRQAAGKPPE comes from the coding sequence ATGCAGCAGACCGAGAGACAACCCATCCGGCTCGTTCTTCGGCTTGATCTGCCGCCGGGCAATCGGCTCGGCCGCGGCAAGATCGAGCTTCTCGAACATATTCGCGAGACGGGCTCGATTTCGGCCGCCGGCCGCGCCATGGACATGTCCTACCGCCGCGCCTGGCTTCTGGTCGATGCCTTGAACCAGATGTTCGAGGAACCTGCAGTTGAGCCGCAGCGCGGCGGCAAGCAGGGCGGGGGTGCGCAACTGACGCCGTTCGGCGACCTGCTCATCACCCGCTTCCGCCAGATGGAGGAAAAGGCGGCCGCGGCCATGCAGGCAGACATCGACTGGCTGGAGACCCGCCGCAGGCAAGCGGCAGGCAAGCCGCCGGAGTGA
- a CDS encoding DUF1003 domain-containing protein: MNATIRFFADHLRRSAVRKDPNEIFAERLTFGDRLADRIAVIGGSWSFIIGFMVFLIAWSILNTVVLAANAFDPFPFIFLNLMLSMLAALQAPVIMMSQNRQAAKDRLAARLDYETNLRSEAEIANLHAKVDQLSGDIAMLIRLQVAGEGARVEEPLQ; this comes from the coding sequence ATGAACGCAACCATCCGCTTCTTTGCCGATCACCTGCGCCGTTCTGCCGTGCGCAAGGATCCGAATGAAATCTTCGCAGAACGCCTGACCTTCGGGGATCGTCTGGCCGACCGTATTGCCGTGATCGGTGGCTCCTGGAGCTTCATCATCGGCTTCATGGTCTTCCTGATCGCCTGGTCGATCCTCAACACGGTCGTGCTGGCCGCCAATGCCTTCGACCCGTTTCCGTTCATCTTCCTGAACCTGATGCTGTCGATGCTGGCAGCTCTCCAGGCTCCCGTCATCATGATGAGCCAGAACCGCCAGGCCGCCAAGGATCGGCTGGCCGCACGGCTGGATTATGAAACCAACCTGCGCTCGGAAGCCGAGATCGCCAACCTGCATGCCAAGGTCGACCAGCTTTCGGGCGACATCGCCATGCTGATCCGGCTGCAGGTGGCCGGCGAGGGTGCCAGAGTTGAAGAGCCACTCCAGTGA
- the modC gene encoding molybdenum ABC transporter ATP-binding protein, which yields MTLSVKIRHRQGDFSLDVTFAAEGGVTALFGASGSGKTSILRILGGLTRPHDGKIELDGDMLLDTERRLFIPAHRRRFGYVFQEPRLFPHLSVRQNLTYGRWFARRAGPSADLDRILEMLGISHLLERRPATLSGGEKQRVSIGRALLSSPRLLLMDEPLSALDEARKAEILPYLERLRDELDLPILYVSHSVPEVARLADRVVVLADGRVQAVGSASDMLGNLSDAGGREAGSVLTGTVSALDAETGLATIAFRSMSLVVPPAHLSVGQRVRVHVPARDVLVATEKPAGISALNIVPGQISTLTRMAGGTVDLAIVCGDETLHARITEVSVGRLQLAVGRPVHAIIKTVALERS from the coding sequence ATGACGCTCTCGGTCAAGATCCGCCATCGCCAGGGCGATTTTTCGCTCGATGTCACCTTCGCCGCGGAGGGCGGCGTGACCGCGCTGTTCGGCGCGTCCGGATCGGGCAAGACCTCCATCCTGCGCATTCTCGGCGGGCTGACCCGGCCGCATGACGGAAAGATCGAATTGGACGGCGATATGCTGCTCGATACTGAGCGCCGGCTGTTCATTCCCGCGCATCGCCGGCGTTTCGGTTATGTTTTCCAGGAGCCGCGGTTGTTTCCGCATCTGAGCGTCAGGCAGAACCTGACCTATGGCCGATGGTTCGCACGCCGCGCCGGACCCTCTGCCGACCTCGACCGCATTCTCGAGATGCTGGGCATATCCCACTTGCTGGAGCGGCGCCCCGCCACGCTCTCGGGCGGCGAGAAGCAGCGTGTCTCGATCGGCCGTGCGCTTCTGTCTTCGCCGCGCCTGCTTTTGATGGATGAGCCGCTATCGGCGCTGGACGAAGCGCGCAAGGCGGAAATCCTGCCCTATCTGGAACGGCTGCGCGACGAACTCGATCTTCCCATTCTTTATGTCAGCCATTCGGTCCCGGAAGTGGCGCGGCTGGCGGACCGGGTGGTGGTGCTGGCCGATGGCCGGGTGCAGGCGGTGGGCAGCGCCAGCGACATGCTGGGCAACCTTTCGGACGCCGGGGGCCGAGAAGCCGGCAGTGTGCTCACCGGGACCGTCTCGGCGCTGGATGCGGAAACAGGGCTCGCCACGATCGCCTTCAGAAGCATGTCGCTTGTTGTACCGCCGGCGCATCTGTCTGTGGGGCAGCGGGTGCGGGTGCATGTGCCGGCCCGCGATGTGCTGGTGGCGACGGAGAAACCCGCCGGCATCAGCGCGCTCAATATTGTGCCGGGGCAGATTTCAACGCTGACGCGGATGGCGGGCGGGACGGTCGATCTTGCCATCGTCTGCGGGGATGAGACGCTGCATGCGCGCATAACGGAGGTCTCCGTCGGTCGGCTGCAGCTTGCGGTGGGCCGGCCCGTGCATGCGATCATCAAGACTGTGGCGCTGGAGCGATCGTGA
- the modB gene encoding molybdate ABC transporter permease subunit, with amino-acid sequence MNAWTLSSEEWTAIELSLRVALVATLASLPFGLLTAYLLARGRFWGKSLLNGLVHLPLILPPVVTGYILLILFGRRGPIGAFLDQTLGIVLSFRWTGAALACAVMGFPLMVRSIRLSIEAVDAKLEEAAGTLGASPALVFLTVTLPLILPGVIAGMILAFAKAMGEFGATITFVSNIPGETQTLSAAIYTFTQVPGGDAGALRLTLIAIALSMAALLASEWLARLVAKRVQP; translated from the coding sequence TTGAATGCGTGGACCCTGAGTAGCGAGGAGTGGACGGCAATCGAGCTCAGCCTGCGGGTCGCGCTGGTCGCGACGCTCGCCAGCCTGCCGTTCGGTCTGTTGACCGCCTATCTTTTGGCGCGCGGGCGGTTCTGGGGCAAGTCGCTGCTGAACGGGCTGGTCCACCTGCCACTCATCCTGCCGCCGGTGGTGACTGGTTACATCCTGCTGATCCTCTTCGGACGGCGTGGCCCGATCGGTGCCTTCCTCGACCAGACACTTGGGATCGTTCTCTCCTTCCGCTGGACGGGGGCGGCCCTCGCCTGCGCCGTCATGGGATTTCCGCTGATGGTGCGCTCCATCCGGCTCTCCATCGAGGCGGTGGATGCGAAGCTGGAAGAGGCGGCCGGCACGCTTGGCGCCTCGCCGGCCTTGGTGTTCCTGACGGTAACCCTGCCGCTGATCCTGCCCGGCGTGATCGCCGGCATGATCCTCGCCTTTGCCAAGGCCATGGGCGAGTTCGGCGCGACGATCACCTTCGTCTCCAATATTCCGGGTGAAACGCAGACCCTGTCCGCCGCCATCTATACCTTCACCCAAGTGCCGGGCGGGGATGCCGGTGCGCTTCGCCTGACTTTGATCGCGATCGCCCTCTCCATGGCAGCCCTTCTCGCCTCCGAGTGGCTGGCACGCCTCGTCGCGAAACGGGTGCAGCCATGA
- the modA gene encoding molybdate ABC transporter substrate-binding protein — protein sequence MHTRRSLFRALSFCLVALGGLANAFPAAAEDKVTVFAAASMKTALDAANAAYATQTGVQVTVSYAASSTLAKQIEAGAPADVFISADQDWMNYLSERKLINAGSRNNLLGNAIVLVSAKDKAKPVEIKPGFDLAGLLGADGRLAMGAVESVPAGKYGKAALEKLGVWASVSTKVAGAENVRAALALVSRGEAPYGIVYATDAAADEGVAVVGTFPDDTHPPIIYPAALLGHSPSKAAADYLAFLNSEQAAEFFRSQGFTVLK from the coding sequence ATGCACACGCGCCGCAGCCTGTTTCGTGCCTTGTCCTTCTGTCTGGTGGCTCTTGGCGGATTGGCAAATGCCTTTCCCGCCGCTGCCGAAGACAAGGTCACCGTCTTTGCCGCCGCCAGCATGAAGACGGCGCTGGATGCCGCCAATGCCGCCTATGCGACGCAGACGGGCGTGCAGGTGACGGTCTCCTATGCGGCAAGTTCCACACTCGCCAAACAGATCGAGGCCGGTGCGCCCGCCGATGTCTTCATCTCGGCGGATCAGGACTGGATGAACTATCTTTCCGAACGCAAGCTCATCAACGCCGGGAGCCGCAACAACCTCCTCGGCAATGCCATCGTGCTGGTGTCGGCGAAGGACAAGGCCAAGCCGGTCGAGATCAAGCCCGGTTTCGATCTCGCCGGTCTGCTGGGAGCGGACGGGCGCCTTGCCATGGGCGCGGTCGAGAGCGTGCCGGCCGGCAAATACGGCAAGGCGGCGCTGGAGAAGCTCGGCGTCTGGGCGTCTGTGTCAACCAAGGTTGCGGGAGCGGAGAATGTCCGCGCCGCGTTGGCGCTGGTTTCCCGCGGCGAAGCACCGTACGGCATCGTCTACGCGACGGATGCTGCGGCAGACGAGGGCGTTGCGGTGGTCGGCACCTTCCCGGACGACACGCATCCGCCGATCATCTATCCGGCGGCACTTCTTGGCCACTCTCCGTCGAAGGCGGCAGCCGACTATCTCGCTTTTCTGAACTCGGAGCAGGCGGCGGAATTTTTCCGGTCGCAAGGCTTTACGGTTCTGAAGTAG
- a CDS encoding sulfite oxidase-like oxidoreductase: MTDTPSDPTDSKLTTTKRKWAAEGRFLTGKISRPETDRLPPGQHLVKNWPVLDLGQQPQISEMQWRLDVRGDVESAVTLDWKAFLALPQTKVVSDIHCVTTWSRYDNAWAGVMVRDLLDLVHPKPEADAVMLTSFDGYTTNLLLEDFAAEDAILATHWEGQPITREHGGPMRLVLPHLYFWKSAKWLTRIEFTRQDKPGFWEKNGYHMRGDPWREQRYSDD, encoded by the coding sequence ATGACCGATACGCCAAGCGATCCGACCGACAGCAAACTGACGACCACCAAGCGCAAATGGGCTGCCGAAGGCCGCTTCCTGACCGGGAAAATCAGCCGGCCAGAGACGGATCGTCTGCCGCCGGGCCAGCATCTGGTGAAGAACTGGCCGGTGCTGGACCTTGGCCAGCAGCCGCAGATTTCGGAGATGCAATGGCGGCTGGATGTCCGCGGCGACGTGGAAAGCGCGGTCACACTGGACTGGAAGGCGTTTCTCGCCCTTCCGCAGACGAAGGTGGTCTCCGACATTCACTGCGTCACCACCTGGTCGCGTTACGACAATGCCTGGGCGGGCGTGATGGTGCGCGACCTGCTCGACCTCGTGCATCCGAAGCCGGAAGCCGATGCGGTGATGCTGACCAGCTTCGACGGCTATACGACCAACCTGCTGCTGGAGGATTTCGCCGCCGAAGACGCCATTCTCGCCACCCATTGGGAAGGCCAGCCGATCACACGCGAACACGGCGGCCCGATGCGCCTCGTGCTGCCGCATCTCTATTTCTGGAAAAGCGCCAAGTGGCTGACGCGCATCGAGTTCACCCGGCAGGACAAACCGGGCTTCTGGGAAAAGAACGGGTACCACATGCGCGGGGATCCGTGGCGTGAACAACGCTATTCAGACGACTGA
- a CDS encoding NAD-dependent epimerase/dehydratase family protein, with product MKRLLITGAAGALGRAMRVRLAPLAETLRLSDIANLGDAGPNEELVQCDLGDAAAVDKLVEGCDGILHLGGVSVEDKFSKIMNANLLGLYNLYEAARKHGQPRIIFASSNHTVGFYRQDQHIDTTAPMRPDGLYGVSKCFGEALARMYFEKFGQETALVRIGSCMEKPSNHRMLSSWMSYNDFKMLIECAFRAPMLGCPIIWGISDNDSKWWDNSHAAYLGWKPQDNAESYRAELDAALGKPDPKAALHVYQGGNFVNDPIFAED from the coding sequence GTGAAAAGACTGTTGATTACCGGTGCCGCCGGTGCGCTGGGCCGTGCCATGCGCGTAAGGCTGGCGCCTCTGGCCGAAACGCTGCGCCTGTCGGATATCGCCAACCTGGGCGATGCCGGCCCGAACGAGGAACTGGTCCAGTGCGATCTGGGCGATGCGGCCGCGGTTGATAAACTGGTCGAAGGCTGCGACGGCATCCTGCATCTCGGCGGCGTTTCGGTGGAGGACAAGTTCTCCAAGATCATGAACGCCAACCTTCTGGGCCTCTACAACCTCTATGAGGCCGCCCGCAAACATGGCCAGCCACGCATCATCTTTGCGAGCTCCAACCACACCGTCGGTTTCTATCGCCAGGACCAGCATATCGACACGACTGCACCGATGCGGCCGGACGGGCTCTACGGCGTGTCGAAGTGCTTTGGCGAGGCGCTCGCCCGCATGTATTTCGAAAAGTTCGGCCAGGAAACGGCGCTGGTGCGCATCGGCAGCTGCATGGAGAAGCCGTCCAACCACCGCATGCTGTCCAGCTGGATGTCCTACAACGATTTCAAGATGCTGATCGAGTGTGCCTTCCGGGCGCCGATGCTGGGCTGCCCGATTATCTGGGGCATTTCCGACAATGACAGCAAATGGTGGGACAATTCGCACGCCGCCTATCTGGGCTGGAAGCCGCAGGATAATGCCGAAAGCTACCGCGCGGAACTTGATGCGGCACTCGGCAAGCCTGACCCGAAGGCAGCGCTGCACGTCTACCAAGGCGGCAATTTCGTCAACGATCCGATCTTTGCGGAAGACTGA
- a CDS encoding FadR/GntR family transcriptional regulator gives MATQGRTQHGSGTLASRLSDTLRQAIAAGQFLPGSKLPSEAQLGETHGVSRTVVREAIAALRADRLVEARQGAGVFVLDPPGPAAPAPMSIDNIDHARVSSVIEFLELRTAVEVEAAGLAALRRSPAQEEVIFDCHYAVQACLEAGKPTSEADFALHLAIAEATNNTRFRDFLGMIGKSIIPRAALRNEESEEDQAAYIKLIMEEHNAIVTAISAGDEEAAREAMRRHLRGSQTRYRALLREQRQFVR, from the coding sequence ATGGCCACGCAAGGCAGAACGCAGCACGGGTCTGGAACGCTGGCATCACGGCTCAGCGACACACTGCGCCAGGCGATCGCGGCAGGCCAGTTCCTGCCCGGCAGCAAGCTGCCGAGCGAGGCCCAGCTCGGAGAAACCCATGGCGTCAGCCGCACGGTGGTGCGCGAGGCAATCGCGGCGCTGCGAGCCGACCGGCTGGTGGAGGCGCGCCAGGGTGCCGGCGTCTTCGTGCTCGATCCGCCAGGCCCCGCCGCACCGGCGCCAATGTCGATCGACAACATTGATCACGCCCGCGTTTCGTCCGTCATCGAGTTCCTGGAACTGCGCACCGCCGTGGAAGTGGAAGCCGCCGGTCTTGCGGCACTCCGCCGCTCGCCGGCCCAGGAAGAGGTGATCTTCGACTGTCATTACGCCGTGCAAGCCTGCCTGGAGGCCGGCAAACCGACCAGCGAGGCGGATTTCGCCTTGCACCTTGCCATTGCCGAGGCGACCAACAACACCCGCTTCCGCGACTTTCTCGGCATGATCGGCAAGAGCATCATTCCCCGCGCGGCCTTGCGCAACGAAGAGAGCGAAGAAGACCAGGCGGCCTATATCAAGCTCATTATGGAAGAGCACAATGCCATCGTGACGGCCATTTCCGCCGGCGACGAGGAGGCGGCACGCGAGGCGATGCGCCGCCATCTGCGCGGCAGCCAGACGCGCTATCGCGCCCTGCTGCGCGAGCAGCGTCAATTTGTAAGATAA
- the kdgD gene encoding 5-dehydro-4-deoxyglucarate dehydratase, giving the protein MTPQEIKAALGAGLLSFPVTHFDGEGQFQPESYKRHIEWLSGFDAPVLFAAGGTGEFFSLSPNEIPGIVKAAKEAAGKTAIVSGCGFGSHVGVELAKSVEKAGADGILLLPHYLIDAPQEGLYQHVKKICQSVGIGVMVYNRDNSVLSVDTLKRLCDECPNLVGFKDGTGDIGAVRQVTATMGDRLTYLGGMPTAELFAEAYLGAGFTTYSSAVFNFVPGLAVEFYKALRAGERAHCEKILKDFFYPFMAIRNRRKGYAVAAIKAGVRLQGFDAGKVRAPLDDLTREEEGMLLDLIGPWKRG; this is encoded by the coding sequence ATGACGCCACAAGAGATCAAGGCGGCGCTTGGCGCTGGCCTTCTGTCCTTTCCCGTGACCCATTTCGATGGTGAAGGTCAGTTCCAGCCGGAAAGCTACAAGCGCCACATCGAATGGTTGTCCGGCTTCGATGCGCCTGTTCTCTTTGCCGCCGGCGGCACCGGCGAGTTCTTCTCGCTGTCTCCCAATGAAATCCCCGGCATCGTCAAGGCTGCCAAGGAAGCAGCCGGCAAGACGGCAATCGTATCCGGTTGCGGATTCGGGAGCCATGTCGGCGTCGAGCTGGCGAAGTCGGTCGAAAAGGCCGGCGCGGACGGCATCCTGCTTCTGCCGCATTACCTGATCGATGCGCCGCAGGAAGGTCTCTACCAGCACGTCAAGAAGATCTGCCAGTCGGTCGGCATCGGCGTCATGGTCTACAACCGTGACAATTCCGTTCTCTCCGTCGACACGCTGAAGCGCCTGTGTGACGAGTGCCCGAACCTCGTCGGCTTCAAAGACGGCACCGGCGATATCGGCGCCGTTCGCCAGGTTACCGCCACCATGGGCGATAGGCTCACCTATCTCGGCGGCATGCCGACCGCGGAACTCTTTGCCGAAGCCTATCTCGGCGCCGGCTTCACCACCTATTCGTCTGCCGTCTTCAACTTCGTGCCGGGTCTCGCGGTCGAGTTCTACAAGGCGCTGCGCGCCGGCGAGCGCGCCCACTGTGAAAAGATCCTCAAGGATTTCTTCTATCCCTTCATGGCGATCCGCAACCGCCGCAAGGGTTATGCCGTCGCCGCCATCAAGGCCGGTGTGCGCCTGCAGGGTTTCGACGCCGGCAAGGTGCGCGCGCCGCTCGACGATCTGACCCGCGAGGAGGAAGGCATGCTGCTCGACCTCATCGGTCCCTGGAAGCGCGGCTGA
- a CDS encoding mandelate racemase/muconate lactonizing enzyme family protein has product MKITAVRTHLLEHKLDVAFESASMRFDRRAHILVEIECDDGTVGWGECLGPARPNAAIVAAYANWLIGENPLETEKIWAKLYNALRDQGQRGLTVTALSGIDIALWDIKGKRFGVPVSILLGGRFRESVKAYATGSFKRDGVDRVEDNATDVARYWKEGFHATKIKIGFGVEEDLRVVRAAREAVGPDMRIMVDANHGYDAVEAIRFGQAAAELNLDWFEEPVVPEQLAAYREVRARQPIPVAGGETWHSRWGMREPVETRCVDILQPDLAGVGGFTEAKRVADLAALHGVRVVPHVWGTAVHIAAALQFMAAMVPSPVRVNPIEPILEFDRTDNPFRQAVIKTPIEHVNGVVAIPNGPGLGIEINREALTEFKMKDA; this is encoded by the coding sequence ATGAAGATCACCGCAGTTCGCACCCATCTTCTGGAACACAAGCTGGACGTGGCCTTCGAAAGTGCCTCCATGCGCTTCGATCGTCGAGCCCATATCCTGGTGGAGATCGAGTGTGACGACGGCACGGTGGGCTGGGGCGAATGCCTCGGTCCCGCCCGTCCCAATGCGGCGATCGTCGCGGCCTATGCCAACTGGCTGATCGGCGAAAACCCGCTGGAAACCGAAAAGATCTGGGCGAAGCTCTACAATGCGTTGCGCGACCAGGGCCAGCGGGGCCTCACCGTAACCGCCCTGTCCGGCATCGATATCGCGCTGTGGGACATCAAAGGCAAGCGCTTCGGCGTCCCGGTCTCCATCCTGCTCGGCGGGCGTTTCCGCGAGAGCGTCAAGGCCTATGCCACCGGCAGCTTCAAGCGCGACGGGGTCGACCGGGTGGAGGACAATGCCACCGATGTCGCCCGGTACTGGAAGGAAGGGTTCCACGCCACCAAGATCAAGATCGGCTTCGGCGTCGAGGAAGACCTGCGCGTGGTGCGCGCCGCCCGCGAGGCCGTCGGCCCGGATATGCGCATCATGGTCGATGCCAACCACGGCTATGACGCCGTGGAAGCCATCCGCTTTGGCCAGGCGGCGGCCGAACTGAACCTCGACTGGTTCGAGGAACCGGTCGTGCCGGAACAGCTTGCGGCCTACCGTGAGGTACGTGCCCGACAGCCGATCCCCGTCGCCGGCGGCGAAACCTGGCATTCCCGCTGGGGCATGCGGGAACCGGTCGAAACGCGCTGCGTGGATATCCTGCAGCCGGATCTCGCCGGGGTCGGCGGCTTCACCGAAGCCAAGCGCGTGGCGGATCTCGCCGCGCTGCATGGCGTGCGTGTCGTGCCGCATGTCTGGGGAACGGCGGTCCACATTGCCGCCGCGTTGCAGTTCATGGCCGCCATGGTGCCGAGCCCGGTGCGCGTCAACCCGATCGAACCCATCCTGGAATTCGACCGGACCGACAACCCCTTCCGCCAGGCGGTGATCAAGACCCCGATCGAGCACGTCAACGGCGTGGTGGCGATCCCGAACGGCCCCGGCCTCGGTATCGAGATCAACCGCGAGGCGCTCACCGAATTCAAGATGAAGGACGCCTGA
- a CDS encoding amidohydrolase family protein: MLVRPLSGRKPKITLPKGSVDTQMHMYLPGFPSLPGGPGLPAGDLPTPQQYRELMAWLGIDRVIITQGNAQQTDNGNILACLKEIGPVARGVAAVAPDISESELDVLAEAGVVGLRIMDLPGGAVGLSALEDLDAIAADRGFMLAIQFDGSNIQDHEPRLAKLKSRWVFDHHGKFFCGVTPDSPQVAATRRLIDGGNCWFKFAGVYESSKSGGPDYQDVAAVARMMAAHAPERIVWGTNWPHNLAREQADYPDDAALTETVLGWFADDNARHMALVTNPEALFGLPAWQEEKA, encoded by the coding sequence ATGCTGGTTCGCCCGCTTTCCGGCCGCAAACCGAAGATCACGCTGCCGAAAGGCAGCGTGGACACCCAGATGCACATGTATCTGCCGGGCTTTCCCTCGCTTCCGGGTGGTCCGGGCCTGCCGGCTGGCGACCTGCCGACGCCTCAGCAGTATCGCGAACTCATGGCGTGGCTCGGCATCGACCGGGTCATCATCACCCAGGGCAATGCCCAGCAGACCGACAATGGCAACATCCTCGCCTGTCTGAAGGAGATAGGACCCGTCGCCCGCGGCGTGGCCGCCGTTGCCCCGGATATCTCCGAGTCCGAACTCGACGTTCTGGCAGAAGCCGGTGTCGTCGGTTTGCGGATCATGGATCTGCCGGGTGGCGCGGTCGGCCTGTCGGCGCTGGAAGACCTCGATGCGATTGCGGCGGACCGCGGCTTCATGCTCGCCATCCAGTTCGACGGCAGCAATATTCAGGATCATGAACCGCGGCTGGCGAAGCTGAAATCCCGCTGGGTGTTCGATCACCACGGCAAATTCTTCTGCGGTGTGACGCCCGACAGCCCGCAGGTTGCCGCGACCCGCCGTTTGATCGATGGCGGGAACTGCTGGTTCAAATTTGCCGGCGTCTATGAAAGTTCAAAAAGCGGCGGCCCGGATTACCAGGATGTCGCAGCCGTTGCCCGGATGATGGCCGCGCACGCGCCGGAGCGGATCGTCTGGGGCACCAACTGGCCACACAACCTCGCCCGCGAGCAGGCCGATTATCCGGATGACGCGGCCCTTACCGAGACCGTTCTCGGCTGGTTTGCCGATGACAATGCCCGTCACATGGCTCTGGTCACCAATCCGGAAGCCCTGTTCGGCCTGCCTGCCTGGCAGGAGGAAAAAGCATAA
- a CDS encoding TRAP transporter substrate-binding protein, producing MSTAMTVQAQEVTLRSADIHPDGYPTVEAVKYMGQLISERTNGRIKVQVMNNSVLGSEKDTIEQTRFGVIDMNRVNTAPFNNLVKETVVLGLPFLFRSTEHMHKVVDGPIGDDILKAFEPHGLVGLAFYDSGARSFYTTKKPIEKLADLKGMKIRVQQSDLWIAMMQAFGANPTPMPFGEVYSSLETGVVDGAENNWPSYESSRHFEVAKNYALTEHSLTPEALVMSKMSWDKLKPEDQEIVRKAAKESVIKMRELWQAREKASEDKVRAAGVKVISVNKEEFSAAMKPVYDKFVTDPKMKDLVTRIQDVK from the coding sequence ATGAGCACGGCCATGACCGTTCAGGCACAGGAAGTCACGCTGCGGTCGGCGGACATCCATCCGGACGGCTATCCGACGGTCGAGGCCGTCAAATACATGGGCCAGCTGATCTCCGAGCGCACCAATGGCCGGATCAAGGTCCAGGTCATGAACAACTCGGTGCTCGGCAGCGAGAAGGACACGATCGAACAGACGCGCTTCGGTGTCATCGACATGAACCGCGTCAACACCGCCCCCTTCAACAACCTGGTCAAGGAAACGGTCGTTCTCGGCCTGCCCTTCCTGTTCCGTTCGACCGAGCACATGCACAAGGTCGTGGACGGCCCGATCGGCGACGACATCCTGAAGGCCTTCGAGCCGCACGGCCTCGTCGGTCTCGCCTTCTATGATTCCGGCGCCCGCTCCTTCTACACGACAAAGAAGCCGATCGAGAAACTCGCCGACCTGAAGGGCATGAAGATCCGCGTCCAGCAGTCGGACCTCTGGATCGCCATGATGCAGGCGTTCGGCGCCAACCCGACGCCGATGCCGTTCGGCGAAGTCTACTCCTCGCTCGAAACCGGCGTGGTAGACGGTGCCGAAAACAACTGGCCGTCCTACGAATCCTCGCGTCACTTCGAAGTCGCCAAGAACTACGCACTGACCGAGCATTCGCTGACGCCGGAAGCCCTCGTCATGTCGAAAATGTCCTGGGACAAGCTGAAGCCGGAAGATCAGGAAATCGTCCGCAAGGCTGCCAAGGAATCGGTCATCAAGATGCGCGAGCTGTGGCAGGCCCGTGAAAAGGCATCGGAAGACAAGGTGCGTGCCGCTGGCGTCAAGGTGATCTCCGTCAACAAGGAAGAGTTCTCCGCCGCCATGAAGCCGGTCTATGACAAGTTCGTCACCGATCCGAAGATGAAGGACCTGGTCACGCGCATCCAGGACGTCAAGTAA
- a CDS encoding TRAP transporter small permease → MKNFIRSVRPVLGFLSRLALYLAAAGIVAMTLIVGWQVFGRYVLNDTPSWSEPLSLFLMSWFILLGAAVGVRESGHLGLDIVRYAMPKPVQRGMDIISLILVAGFGGFMSYYGVLLAKGTWTATIPVLGWPGGVDFIPLIIGGAMIALFALERLCDVLIAEPETAASAVDDVETV, encoded by the coding sequence ATGAAGAATTTCATTCGCAGCGTCAGGCCTGTGCTGGGTTTCCTCAGCCGCCTCGCGCTTTATCTCGCCGCTGCCGGCATCGTTGCCATGACCCTCATCGTGGGCTGGCAGGTCTTTGGCCGCTACGTGCTCAATGACACGCCAAGCTGGTCGGAACCGCTCTCTCTATTCCTGATGTCCTGGTTCATCCTGCTGGGCGCTGCCGTCGGCGTGCGCGAAAGCGGGCATCTGGGCCTTGATATCGTGCGCTACGCCATGCCCAAACCGGTGCAGCGGGGCATGGATATCATCAGCCTGATCCTTGTCGCGGGCTTTGGCGGCTTCATGAGCTATTACGGCGTGCTCCTGGCCAAAGGCACCTGGACGGCCACGATTCCCGTCCTCGGCTGGCCGGGTGGTGTCGATTTCATCCCTCTCATCATCGGCGGCGCCATGATCGCACTGTTTGCGCTCGAACGTCTCTGCGATGTTTTGATTGCCGAACCGGAAACCGCTGCCTCCGCAGTGGACGATGTGGAGACCGTCTGA